A genomic region of Lysinibacillus sp. 2017 contains the following coding sequences:
- a CDS encoding DUF5590 domain-containing protein has translation MKNWIIFTAVFILSLSLVISVLIVWKADAPFNDMEQKAEQLALDTKALAVVSNSYVYNGNKPYVTVFGVDEYGKEKAIFVPMSLDENSMQEVFLQDGINKDQALEAFRKETSVKEILHTKLGFEEPGAVWEITYIGESGKLNYVYLLFEDGNWWKRILNL, from the coding sequence ATGAAAAACTGGATTATCTTTACGGCTGTCTTTATTTTATCTTTGTCACTTGTTATCTCAGTGTTAATCGTTTGGAAGGCTGATGCACCGTTTAACGATATGGAACAAAAAGCGGAGCAATTAGCACTTGATACAAAGGCACTTGCCGTCGTTTCTAATTCCTATGTGTATAATGGGAATAAGCCGTATGTTACTGTATTTGGTGTAGACGAATACGGTAAAGAAAAAGCCATCTTCGTCCCGATGAGTTTAGATGAGAATTCAATGCAGGAAGTTTTTTTACAAGATGGGATTAACAAAGATCAAGCTTTAGAAGCTTTTCGCAAAGAAACATCTGTAAAAGAGATTCTTCATACAAAATTAGGCTTTGAGGAGCCAGGCGCAGTATGGGAAATTACATATATTGGCGAGTCTGGCAAATTAAATTATGTTTATCTTTTGTTTGAAGACGGAAATTGGTGGAAACGCATATTGAATTTGTAG
- a CDS encoding pyridoxal phosphate-dependent aminotransferase — MKHMLANRVKTLTPSSTLAITAKAKELKEQGIDVIGLGAGEPDFNTPENILTAAKQSMDAGLTKYTPAGGLPVLKKAIIDKLERDNHLTYKANEILVGVGAKHVLYTLFQVILNAGDEVIIPIPYWVSYPEQVKLAGGVPVYVEGTAEQGYKITAQQLREAITDKTKAVIINSPSNPSGMIYSKEELAELAKVAEEKDILIVSDEIYEKLVYNGVEHFSIAQLSDTVKARTMVVNGVAKSHSMTGWRIGYAAGDASIIKAMTDLASHSTSNATTTSQYATVEAYNGPQDTVEMMRQAFESRLEAIFPKVAAIPGVKVLKPQGAFYLLPDVSETAAKTGYASVDEFASALLTEANVAVIPGSGFGAPATMRLSYATSLELLEEAVRRIDAFVKAKWQD; from the coding sequence ATGAAACATATGTTAGCAAACCGTGTTAAAACATTAACGCCATCTTCAACTTTAGCCATCACTGCGAAAGCAAAAGAGTTAAAGGAGCAAGGTATTGACGTGATTGGTTTAGGAGCTGGAGAGCCAGACTTCAATACACCAGAAAACATCTTAACTGCTGCTAAACAATCAATGGATGCTGGGTTAACAAAATATACGCCAGCTGGAGGCTTACCTGTACTAAAAAAAGCCATTATTGATAAGTTAGAGCGCGACAATCACCTTACATACAAAGCCAATGAAATTTTGGTTGGTGTTGGTGCTAAGCATGTACTGTATACATTGTTCCAAGTAATTTTAAATGCAGGGGATGAAGTGATTATCCCAATTCCATATTGGGTTTCTTATCCAGAGCAAGTGAAGTTAGCGGGCGGTGTACCTGTTTATGTAGAAGGTACTGCTGAGCAAGGTTACAAAATTACAGCACAACAATTACGTGAGGCGATTACAGATAAAACAAAAGCTGTCATCATTAACTCACCATCAAATCCTTCTGGTATGATTTATTCAAAAGAAGAATTAGCTGAGCTTGCAAAAGTGGCGGAAGAAAAAGATATTTTAATCGTTTCAGATGAAATTTATGAAAAGCTTGTTTACAATGGAGTAGAGCATTTTTCAATTGCACAGCTTTCAGATACAGTTAAAGCGCGTACAATGGTTGTAAACGGTGTCGCAAAATCACATTCAATGACTGGCTGGCGTATTGGTTATGCTGCTGGTGATGCTTCGATTATTAAAGCGATGACAGATTTAGCTTCTCACTCAACTTCAAATGCAACAACAACATCTCAGTATGCAACTGTTGAGGCATATAATGGTCCTCAGGATACAGTTGAAATGATGCGTCAAGCATTTGAATCACGTTTAGAAGCAATCTTCCCAAAAGTGGCTGCGATTCCTGGTGTCAAAGTATTAAAACCACAAGGTGCGTTTTACTTACTTCCAGATGTATCAGAAACAGCAGCAAAAACAGGCTACGCATCAGTAGATGAGTTTGCAAGTGCATTATTAACAGAAGCAAATGTTGCAGTTATCCCAGGCTCAGGCTTTGGCGCACCTGCGACAATGCGTTTATCTTATGCAACATCTTTAGAATTATTAGAAGAGGCAGTTCGTCGAATCGATGCATTTGTAAAAGCAAAATGGCAAGATTAA
- the asnS gene encoding asparagine--tRNA ligase, producing MKKIMIKDMPQHIGETVKLGAWLANKRSSGKLAFLQLRDGSGFAQGVVVKAEVGEELFAVAKGMTQETSMYIVGEVKADERSSFGAELNVTGIEVIHAATDFPITPKEHGTEFLMDNRHLWLRSRKQHAVMKIRNEIIRATYEFFNENGFTKMDPPILTGSAPEGTSELFATKYFDEDAYLSQSGQLYMEAAAMAQGRVFSFGPTFRAEKSKTRRHLIEFWMIEPEMAFVEFEENLEVQEQYVSHIVQSVLKNCKLDLERLGRDTSKLEQIQAPFPRISYDDAIKFLHEQGFDDIQWGDDFGAPHETAIANAFDKPVFITCYPVGIKPFYMQPHPDRDDVVLCADLIAPEGYGEIIGGSERIHDYDLLKSRLQEHGLSMDAYAWYLELRKQGSVPHSGFGLGLERTVAWISGTEHIRETIPFPRLLNRLYP from the coding sequence ATGAAAAAAATTATGATCAAAGATATGCCTCAGCATATCGGCGAAACCGTAAAATTAGGCGCTTGGTTAGCTAACAAACGTTCTAGCGGTAAATTAGCATTTTTACAATTACGTGATGGCTCAGGCTTCGCACAAGGCGTTGTCGTAAAAGCAGAAGTAGGCGAAGAATTATTTGCAGTAGCAAAAGGTATGACACAAGAAACATCAATGTACATCGTTGGTGAAGTAAAAGCAGATGAGCGTTCTTCATTTGGTGCAGAATTAAATGTTACGGGCATTGAAGTTATTCACGCAGCAACAGATTTCCCAATCACACCAAAAGAACACGGTACAGAGTTCTTAATGGACAACCGTCATTTATGGTTACGTTCTCGTAAACAACATGCGGTAATGAAAATTCGTAATGAAATTATTCGTGCAACTTACGAATTCTTTAACGAAAATGGTTTCACAAAAATGGACCCACCAATCTTAACGGGTTCAGCACCAGAAGGTACATCTGAATTATTTGCTACAAAATATTTCGATGAAGATGCGTACCTTTCTCAATCAGGTCAGTTATACATGGAAGCTGCTGCAATGGCACAAGGTCGCGTATTCTCATTCGGCCCTACATTCCGTGCTGAAAAATCTAAAACACGTCGTCACTTAATCGAATTCTGGATGATTGAACCAGAAATGGCGTTTGTAGAATTTGAAGAAAACTTAGAAGTACAAGAACAATATGTATCACATATCGTTCAATCTGTACTAAAAAATTGTAAATTAGATTTAGAACGTCTTGGTCGTGATACATCTAAATTAGAACAAATCCAAGCACCATTCCCACGTATCTCTTATGATGATGCAATCAAATTCTTACATGAGCAAGGCTTTGATGATATTCAGTGGGGTGATGACTTCGGTGCACCACATGAAACAGCGATTGCCAATGCATTTGACAAGCCTGTATTTATTACATGCTACCCAGTAGGCATCAAGCCATTCTACATGCAACCACATCCAGACCGTGATGACGTTGTATTATGTGCAGATTTAATCGCACCAGAAGGCTACGGCGAAATCATTGGTGGTTCTGAACGTATTCATGATTATGATTTATTAAAATCGCGTTTACAAGAACATGGTCTATCAATGGACGCATACGCTTGGTATTTAGAATTACGTAAACAAGGTTCAGTACCTCACTCAGGTTTCGGTCTTGGTTTAGAGCGTACAGTAGCGTGGATTTCAGGAACAGAGCACATCCGTGAAACAATTCCATTCCCACGTTTATTAAACCGTTTATATCCTTAA
- a CDS encoding DnaD domain-containing protein: MKSEFNRIRIWTEQRHISVPQLFFKHYSEMNIQDDEALILLHLISFEQEGVDFPTPNDLIERTNFQMMLISQILQRLMQKGFVEISQSTDDAGKLSEKYSVYPLWERLLDLLQTKEIRQKDTATKVDEAAIFKLFEQELGRLLSPIEIETIGMWMDIDHHSPEIIKAALKEAVLAGKVSLRYIDRILMEWKKKNIKTLQQIEKHSEQYRKYTTTPAPAPANQQQQQQPKVPFYNWLEERE; the protein is encoded by the coding sequence ATGAAAAGTGAATTTAATCGAATCCGCATTTGGACTGAGCAACGTCATATTTCAGTGCCACAGTTATTTTTTAAGCATTACAGCGAAATGAATATTCAAGATGATGAAGCCTTAATATTATTGCATTTAATTAGCTTTGAACAAGAAGGTGTTGACTTCCCAACACCTAATGATTTAATAGAACGCACAAACTTTCAAATGATGTTGATTTCACAAATATTGCAACGTTTGATGCAAAAAGGATTTGTTGAAATTTCTCAAAGTACGGATGATGCTGGCAAGTTATCAGAAAAGTACTCGGTCTATCCATTATGGGAACGGTTATTAGATTTGCTTCAAACGAAGGAAATACGCCAAAAGGATACGGCAACTAAAGTAGATGAGGCCGCGATTTTCAAATTATTTGAACAAGAGCTAGGGCGTCTTTTATCTCCGATTGAAATCGAAACAATTGGCATGTGGATGGATATCGATCATCATTCACCTGAAATTATAAAAGCAGCATTAAAAGAGGCGGTACTTGCAGGCAAGGTGAGTTTACGTTACATTGATCGCATTTTAATGGAGTGGAAAAAGAAAAATATTAAAACATTGCAGCAAATTGAAAAGCATAGCGAACAATATCGTAAATATACGACAACACCTGCACCAGCGCCAGCGAATCAACAACAACAACAACAGCCAAAAGTACCCTTTTATAACTGGTTGGAAGAAAGAGAATAG
- the nth gene encoding endonuclease III yields the protein MLTKAKWNHFLDEMDRMYPDAHCELVHENPFELTIATLLSAQCTDVLVNKVTKQLFQKYKTPQDYLNVPLEELQNDIRSIGLYRNKAKNIQLLCARLLDVYGGEIPASREELVTLPGVGRKTANVVLSVAFDVPAMAVDTHVERVTKRLGLCRWKDSVLEVEETIMKKTPIERWSRAHHQMIFFGRYHCKAQNPGCAVCPLLTDCREGQKRLKKGTV from the coding sequence ATGTTAACAAAAGCAAAGTGGAATCATTTTTTAGATGAAATGGATCGCATGTATCCAGATGCACATTGTGAACTCGTTCATGAAAATCCGTTTGAACTAACGATTGCCACACTATTATCCGCTCAATGTACCGATGTATTAGTTAACAAAGTGACGAAACAATTATTTCAAAAATATAAAACACCCCAAGATTATTTAAATGTTCCGTTAGAAGAACTGCAAAATGACATTCGTTCGATTGGATTGTACCGAAACAAAGCCAAAAATATTCAATTGCTATGTGCGCGATTACTTGATGTTTATGGTGGGGAGATCCCTGCTTCAAGAGAGGAACTCGTAACGTTGCCAGGTGTCGGACGTAAAACAGCCAATGTGGTATTATCTGTTGCGTTTGATGTGCCAGCAATGGCTGTTGATACACATGTAGAACGCGTTACAAAGCGCTTAGGTTTATGCCGCTGGAAAGATAGCGTTCTTGAGGTAGAAGAAACCATTATGAAAAAAACGCCAATTGAACGTTGGAGTCGTGCGCATCATCAAATGATTTTCTTTGGTCGGTACCATTGTAAAGCGCAAAATCCAGGATGCGCGGTCTGCCCGTTGTTAACCGATTGTCGTGAAGGGCAAAAACGTTTAAAAAAAGGTACGGTGTAA
- a CDS encoding YpoC family protein, producing MILVNKEGITKEVVDAWFNEWEALREEIHAAHDRRDGSALGFMEKGIQLYERFLVKHSQADEPFSENNKYEVMPINGMERFQFIKMRPAQYACYRQLDELYKETKKRCARLRLVK from the coding sequence ATGATTTTAGTAAATAAAGAAGGTATTACAAAAGAAGTAGTCGATGCTTGGTTTAATGAATGGGAAGCTTTACGTGAAGAAATTCATGCAGCTCATGATCGACGAGATGGCTCAGCCCTTGGATTTATGGAAAAGGGGATTCAACTATACGAACGATTTTTAGTAAAGCACTCGCAAGCCGATGAACCTTTTTCAGAGAACAATAAATATGAAGTGATGCCGATAAACGGCATGGAACGCTTCCAATTCATCAAAATGCGTCCTGCTCAATATGCATGTTATCGCCAATTAGACGAATTGTACAAAGAAACGAAAAAACGATGTGCGCGATTACGTTTAGTAAAATAA
- a CDS encoding transglycosylase domain-containing protein, with translation MTERRRTREEIQRERQQQKRKSKKTKTPGSPIGKWVKRILLTIVLIGVLGFLGGAALFGYYVSKAPELDEELLKDPISSEFYDVNGELFATIGSQSRKYIKYEDIPEQMRDAIIATEDSRFFDHFGIDIWRLGGAVIANLKSGGYSQGASTITQQVVKNSFFTNEKKLERKAQEAWLAIQLERQYSKEEIFEMYFNKVLMSGRIYGFGTAAEEFYGKELSELSLGEAAQLAGMPQSPNSFNPYKNPERAEKRRNIVLSLMVQHDKITKAQASEAKAEDITASLLPEEQRVANSTTKYPAFLDVVLSELEKNGDSSLISEGIKVYTTLDPKAQTIVESTMNDDSNFPTEDIESGVAVVDTQTGELRAIGGGRNYTGEFNFNFAYDLQTRSPGSTIKPLIDYGPAIEYLKWSTGQRIVDEEMTYTGSKQVITNWDSKYLGTMSIREALYASRNIPAVKTFKEVGANRAKEFISNLGIKTDKLVESDAIGGGHVTLTPIQIAASYAAFGNNGTYNDATAISKIVYRDGKTSKSYKSEPKIAMSDYTAYMVTDILRDVLSNKNNSSAPRASISGVDIAGKTGTTNYSSDEFSKYNLKKGSVPDSWFTGYTTNYSISIWSGYSKRSDAISTWDERWLPQYLFKDIMSDLNDYNPASSFKQPKSVVSATVEIGSDPLRLASSSTPSNLRSTELFVRGTEPHEVAEEVHEEEQTLTAPSNLQATYNNVAQSVDLSWSPSSLSGSSDDESEASGPITYEVTMAAEGSAPTVVSVSSATAIQVPNITPGTTYKFTVTAISGDLKSSSTSVSLYVEGAPVTEPTEPEDPNNAIEDPNTNTPTPEQPNNNDNNNSGNGNGNGNSNNGNGNNPNSGGNNGNGSNPNSGGNNTSTEPEPSPTPTQPAQPATPGTGNGDSEEPVGSGE, from the coding sequence GTGACAGAAAGAAGAAGAACGCGTGAAGAAATTCAACGCGAACGACAACAACAAAAGAGAAAGTCTAAAAAAACAAAAACCCCTGGTTCACCTATTGGAAAATGGGTGAAACGTATATTATTAACTATCGTTTTAATCGGTGTACTTGGCTTTTTGGGTGGAGCCGCACTTTTCGGTTACTACGTAAGTAAAGCACCAGAATTAGATGAAGAATTATTAAAAGATCCGATTTCTTCCGAGTTTTATGATGTGAATGGTGAGCTTTTCGCTACGATAGGTTCACAATCTCGAAAATATATAAAATATGAAGATATTCCAGAACAAATGCGTGATGCAATTATCGCAACAGAGGATTCTCGATTCTTTGACCATTTCGGAATCGACATATGGCGTCTTGGTGGAGCTGTTATTGCCAACCTAAAATCAGGCGGGTACTCTCAAGGTGCGAGTACGATCACACAGCAAGTTGTGAAAAACTCTTTCTTTACAAATGAAAAAAAATTAGAGCGTAAAGCACAAGAAGCTTGGCTAGCGATTCAGTTAGAACGCCAATATAGTAAAGAAGAAATTTTTGAAATGTATTTCAATAAAGTATTAATGTCTGGACGTATTTACGGATTTGGTACGGCCGCGGAAGAATTTTATGGGAAAGAATTAAGTGAATTAAGTCTCGGTGAAGCTGCACAACTAGCAGGTATGCCACAAAGTCCAAATAGCTTTAACCCATATAAAAACCCAGAACGCGCAGAAAAACGACGTAATATTGTTTTATCTTTAATGGTACAACACGACAAAATTACTAAGGCTCAAGCATCTGAAGCAAAAGCTGAGGATATAACTGCGAGTTTATTACCAGAAGAACAACGTGTCGCAAACAGTACAACAAAATATCCTGCCTTCTTAGATGTCGTTTTATCAGAACTTGAAAAAAACGGTGACTCAAGTTTAATTTCTGAAGGTATTAAAGTTTATACAACACTAGATCCAAAAGCACAAACAATCGTTGAATCTACGATGAACGATGACAGTAATTTTCCAACGGAAGATATCGAATCAGGTGTTGCCGTTGTAGATACACAAACTGGTGAATTACGTGCAATTGGTGGCGGTCGTAACTATACAGGAGAATTCAACTTCAACTTTGCTTATGACTTACAAACTCGTTCTCCAGGTTCTACGATTAAACCATTAATCGATTACGGACCTGCCATTGAATATTTAAAATGGTCCACAGGTCAAAGAATTGTCGATGAAGAAATGACATATACAGGCTCAAAACAAGTGATTACAAACTGGGATAGTAAGTATTTAGGAACAATGTCTATTCGTGAAGCGCTTTATGCTTCTCGTAACATCCCAGCAGTCAAAACATTTAAAGAGGTTGGCGCAAATCGTGCAAAAGAGTTCATCTCCAACCTAGGGATTAAAACGGATAAATTAGTAGAATCCGATGCAATCGGTGGCGGACATGTAACATTGACTCCAATCCAAATAGCTGCATCCTATGCTGCTTTTGGTAATAATGGTACGTACAATGATGCTACTGCTATTTCAAAAATCGTATACCGTGATGGTAAAACTTCAAAATCATATAAATCTGAACCAAAAATTGCAATGAGTGATTACACAGCTTATATGGTGACAGATATTTTACGTGATGTTTTAAGTAACAAAAACAATTCATCTGCACCACGAGCAAGTATTTCAGGTGTAGATATTGCGGGTAAAACTGGTACAACAAACTATTCATCTGATGAATTTAGTAAATACAATCTGAAAAAGGGTTCCGTTCCTGATTCATGGTTTACAGGATATACAACGAACTATTCGATTTCGATTTGGAGTGGATACTCTAAACGTAGTGATGCAATCTCAACATGGGATGAACGTTGGTTGCCACAATATTTATTTAAAGATATTATGTCAGATTTAAATGATTACAACCCTGCATCATCATTCAAACAACCAAAATCGGTTGTTTCTGCAACAGTTGAAATCGGTTCTGATCCATTAAGATTAGCTAGCAGTTCTACACCTTCAAATTTACGTAGTACGGAACTGTTCGTAAGAGGTACTGAACCACATGAGGTCGCTGAAGAAGTACATGAAGAAGAACAAACATTAACTGCACCATCGAATTTACAAGCAACCTATAATAATGTGGCACAATCAGTCGATTTATCATGGTCACCCTCTTCATTATCAGGAAGTTCTGATGATGAATCTGAAGCATCGGGTCCTATCACTTATGAAGTGACAATGGCCGCTGAAGGTAGTGCTCCAACAGTCGTTTCAGTTTCGAGTGCAACAGCGATTCAAGTACCAAATATAACGCCAGGTACAACCTATAAATTTACAGTAACTGCAATATCTGGCGATTTAAAAAGTAGCAGTACATCTGTTTCACTGTATGTGGAAGGCGCACCGGTAACTGAACCTACTGAGCCAGAAGATCCGAATAATGCGATAGAAGATCCAAATACAAATACGCCTACACCAGAACAACCAAATAATAATGATAATAATAATTCTGGAAATGGAAATGGCAACGGTAACAGTAATAATGGAAATGGAAACAATCCTAATAGTGGTGGTAATAACGGAAATGGCAGCAATCCAAATAGCGGTGGTAATAATACTTCTACTGAACCTGAGCCAAGTCCAACACCAACACAGCCTGCCCAACCAGCAACTCCAGGCACTGGAAACGGTGATTCGGAAGAACCTGTTGGTAGTGGTGAATAA
- the recU gene encoding Holliday junction resolvase RecU, whose product MVIRYPNGKLYNASPTSGSPKKKNDQQKKQEISYSNRGKSLEDDINETNEFYLLRNLANIHKKPVPIQIVKVDYPARSAAVIREAYFRTPSTTDYNGVWNGFYIDFEAKETDSKTSFPLKNIHPHQMTHMKSVESQRGIAFFIVRFSKLRRNFVMPYNTVEQSWTLMQDGGRKSIPLTIFEQQAIEIEEGYLPRLDYLEAVKKFIASDTVCKSEEN is encoded by the coding sequence ATGGTCATTCGATATCCTAATGGGAAGCTATATAATGCCTCGCCTACTTCCGGTTCACCGAAGAAAAAAAACGATCAGCAAAAAAAACAGGAAATTTCCTATAGTAATCGAGGAAAAAGCTTAGAAGATGATATAAATGAAACAAATGAGTTTTATTTACTACGAAATTTGGCAAACATTCACAAGAAACCTGTTCCCATTCAAATCGTCAAAGTAGATTATCCAGCAAGAAGTGCGGCGGTTATTCGCGAAGCTTATTTCCGTACCCCTTCTACAACGGATTATAATGGCGTATGGAATGGTTTTTATATTGATTTTGAGGCAAAGGAAACCGACAGTAAAACTTCCTTTCCACTAAAAAATATCCATCCCCATCAAATGACGCATATGAAATCAGTAGAAAGCCAACGAGGTATTGCGTTTTTTATTGTTCGCTTTAGTAAGTTAAGGCGAAATTTTGTAATGCCATACAATACGGTAGAACAAAGTTGGACATTGATGCAAGATGGTGGAAGAAAATCAATACCACTTACCATTTTCGAACAGCAAGCGATTGAAATCGAGGAAGGCTATTTACCAAGACTCGATTATTTAGAAGCTGTCAAAAAGTTCATCGCAAGCGATACAGTTTGTAAAAGTGAGGAGAATTAA
- a CDS encoding molecular chaperone, which translates to MSKISMLISQLDFAQQLLTLQIELEQSRLSHEYVSQLVVGFQKVSLAEKHLQVKNTCSHMSSTNE; encoded by the coding sequence ATGTCAAAAATTTCAATGCTTATATCGCAACTGGATTTCGCGCAACAATTGTTAACACTCCAAATCGAGTTAGAACAATCAAGACTTTCACATGAATATGTCTCTCAACTGGTCGTAGGTTTTCAAAAGGTAAGCTTAGCAGAAAAGCATTTGCAAGTAAAGAATACTTGTTCGCATATGAGTAGTACAAATGAGTAG
- a CDS encoding YppE family protein, which translates to MKLLNETNRLIEECQLSLDRFYEMRRLDKDPDFYIEVKPYADDLHALIKLWQQSAHQWIKMEQPKNLYVQQIDHAADAMEQFVVQSFYKGTSKKRFIQSIQSTQYTLFILKRKIEQGDEDA; encoded by the coding sequence ATGAAATTATTGAACGAAACAAATCGATTAATCGAAGAGTGTCAACTGTCATTAGACCGTTTTTATGAAATGAGAAGACTTGATAAAGATCCAGACTTTTATATTGAAGTTAAGCCATACGCAGATGATTTACATGCATTAATTAAATTATGGCAGCAATCTGCTCATCAATGGATTAAAATGGAACAACCAAAAAATCTATATGTACAACAAATTGACCATGCCGCTGATGCTATGGAGCAATTTGTTGTGCAGTCTTTTTATAAGGGGACGAGTAAGAAACGCTTCATCCAATCGATTCAATCAACGCAGTATACATTATTTATTTTAAAAAGAAAGATTGAACAAGGTGATGAGGATGCTTAG